One segment of Thermococcus profundus DNA contains the following:
- the folP gene encoding dihydropteroate synthase: MKFAGIELSEPRIMGVINVSPESFYKGSVRNNEEKLVEAAVKMVEDGASFIDIGAKSTAPYLETQIPVEEEIRRAVWAVKTVRDHVDVPISIDTTNARVAEEAIKAGADVINDVTGLKGDPRMAEVAADYDVPVVLCAHGEVRDFSDPVHTVLDLLKESLVIAEKAGIDDIAVDPAIGFLRPEWPPWYEWDSKILANLNLLKMLGRPILIGVSRKSFIGAITGRKDPSERFPGSLAATAIAVFNGAHIVRTHDVKETLDAVKMAAFLKRFRP, translated from the coding sequence ATGAAATTCGCGGGAATCGAGCTGAGCGAACCGAGGATAATGGGCGTCATCAACGTCTCGCCGGAGAGCTTCTACAAAGGGAGCGTCCGAAACAATGAGGAGAAGCTCGTTGAGGCGGCCGTTAAGATGGTGGAGGATGGTGCTTCCTTTATAGACATAGGAGCAAAGTCCACCGCTCCCTACCTCGAAACCCAGATCCCCGTCGAGGAAGAGATAAGAAGGGCCGTCTGGGCGGTGAAGACCGTTAGGGATCACGTTGATGTCCCGATAAGCATCGACACGACCAATGCAAGAGTTGCAGAGGAGGCCATCAAGGCAGGGGCCGATGTTATAAACGACGTGACCGGCCTTAAGGGCGATCCGAGGATGGCGGAAGTTGCAGCTGACTACGACGTTCCAGTTGTCCTCTGTGCTCATGGCGAAGTTAGGGACTTCAGCGACCCGGTGCATACTGTCCTGGATCTCCTCAAGGAGAGCCTGGTTATCGCGGAGAAGGCCGGGATCGATGATATCGCGGTCGACCCGGCGATAGGCTTCCTCCGTCCGGAGTGGCCCCCCTGGTACGAGTGGGACTCAAAGATACTAGCTAATCTAAACTTGCTTAAGATGCTGGGAAGGCCCATACTCATCGGTGTCTCGCGGAAATCTTTCATCGGGGCGATAACCGGCAGAAAAGACCCCTCTGAGAGGTTCCCAGGAAGTCTAGCGGCAACGGCGATAGCCGTTTTCAACGGGGCTCATATAGTTAGAACCCACGATGTTAAAGAAACCCTAGATGCGGTTAAGATGGCCGCGTTCCTTAAGCGGTTCCGACCGTGA
- a CDS encoding beta-ribofuranosylaminobenzene 5'-phosphate synthase family protein, which produces MIIRTPKRLHLGLIDPSGELGRRFGAMGVALSGGYEVKVTPSDELRINAPKEDEETIVEVLKAMNGAFETGTGYSIEVLRALPRHVGLGSTTQLSLAVGTAVAKLNGLKVSTERIAEVLGRGRNSGAGIYTFKSGGLVIDGGVSGRNVPPLIVRHDFPESWAFLLVTPELKPGFDEREEQPIMSSVGGDPLAAREISHRILLGLLPALIERNIRDFGRHLTAIQRLVGRHFGSHQGGEFREDVKPIIDFLTEKTYGYGQSSWGPTVYGLILRDGGEELAEEARDYLREHGIKGSVEVGMPQNTGAEVVNENAFLERLIKSVSSG; this is translated from the coding sequence ATGATAATCCGCACTCCAAAGAGGCTTCATCTGGGTTTAATTGATCCATCAGGAGAACTGGGAAGGCGATTCGGTGCCATGGGAGTCGCTCTATCGGGAGGGTACGAAGTCAAGGTAACCCCAAGCGATGAGCTGAGAATAAACGCCCCGAAGGAGGACGAGGAGACGATAGTGGAAGTCCTGAAGGCCATGAACGGGGCGTTTGAAACTGGGACCGGGTACTCCATAGAGGTTCTCAGGGCCCTTCCGAGGCACGTGGGACTCGGCTCGACAACGCAGCTTTCCCTCGCCGTTGGAACGGCGGTGGCGAAGCTTAATGGGCTTAAAGTCAGCACGGAGAGAATAGCGGAGGTGCTCGGGAGGGGAAGGAACAGCGGAGCGGGTATTTACACCTTCAAAAGCGGCGGCCTCGTCATCGACGGCGGGGTCTCTGGAAGGAATGTCCCCCCGCTGATAGTGAGGCACGACTTCCCGGAGAGCTGGGCGTTTTTGCTGGTAACCCCAGAGCTCAAACCCGGCTTTGATGAAAGGGAGGAACAGCCCATAATGAGCTCCGTTGGGGGAGATCCTCTCGCGGCTAGGGAAATAAGCCACAGGATTCTTCTGGGCCTTCTGCCTGCCCTCATCGAGAGGAACATCAGGGACTTCGGGAGGCACCTAACCGCTATTCAGAGGCTCGTCGGGAGGCACTTCGGAAGCCACCAGGGTGGGGAATTCAGGGAGGACGTCAAGCCGATTATAGACTTTCTCACGGAGAAGACCTACGGCTACGGCCAGAGCAGCTGGGGACCGACTGTTTACGGCCTCATTCTGAGGGACGGGGGGGAAGAGCTCGCGGAGGAAGCCAGGGATTACCTGAGGGAGCACGGGATAAAAGGAAGCGTCGAGGTGGGAATGCCCCAAAACACCGGAGCAGAGGTTGTGAACGAGAACGCGTTCCTGGAGAGGCTGATAAAGTCTGTCTCGTCGGGGTGA
- a CDS encoding N-glycosylase/DNA lyase, giving the protein MTLDRFINFTPKENREKVSRLKEVLSELGVDCARRIEERVDLQFDALRNLHKNLGNDELFLKLVLANSVVSYQLSGKGEDWWWEFSRYFSGKPPEGEIWKAYSEFLSSSRTNRRLVAGKIGRLKKLEPFLTSLSLDELREYYTRGMVKLRDDIARTLGSKKSAKTIVFAVKMFGYAGRIAFGEFVPYTIEIEIPDDVRINAYTRRFTDEKPVLFWARIARETEIPPLHIDSILWPVLGGKKEVLRRLERHCGERAKLILELTKL; this is encoded by the coding sequence ATGACCCTCGATCGCTTCATTAACTTCACGCCAAAGGAGAATCGCGAAAAGGTATCCCGCCTGAAGGAGGTACTCTCGGAGCTTGGTGTGGACTGCGCCAGAAGGATTGAGGAGAGGGTTGACCTCCAGTTTGATGCGCTGAGGAACCTTCATAAAAACCTTGGAAACGATGAGCTGTTCCTAAAGCTCGTTCTGGCGAACTCGGTGGTGAGCTACCAGCTCAGCGGGAAGGGGGAAGACTGGTGGTGGGAGTTTTCGAGGTATTTCTCGGGGAAACCCCCTGAAGGGGAGATATGGAAGGCCTACTCGGAATTTTTATCCAGTTCCAGAACAAACAGGCGGCTCGTGGCTGGGAAAATCGGGAGGCTCAAAAAGCTCGAACCATTCCTTACCTCCCTCTCCCTCGACGAGTTGAGAGAGTACTACACGAGGGGAATGGTGAAGCTCAGGGATGACATTGCAAGAACTCTTGGATCGAAAAAGAGCGCGAAAACCATCGTCTTTGCCGTCAAGATGTTCGGCTACGCCGGCAGAATAGCCTTTGGCGAATTCGTACCGTACACCATAGAAATTGAAATCCCAGACGACGTCAGGATAAACGCCTACACGAGGAGGTTTACGGATGAAAAACCTGTTCTTTTCTGGGCTAGAATTGCCAGGGAGACAGAAATTCCACCGCTTCACATAGATTCGATCCTGTGGCCCGTTCTGGGAGGGAAGAAGGAAGTTCTCAGGAGGCTTGAGAGGCACTGTGGGGAGCGGGCAAAGCTCATCCTTGAACTCACTAAGCTTTGA
- a CDS encoding ABC transporter permease subunit codes for MVSLSSEFIKGFKRSFQRWTILLAFGTAMIPSFFIFKAGKRLPLRENGYVVKIIAENVNPPLPLELSAQAEVLFLFLVILVGANAIRDELRKKAGESSVVDLRYFLGKFVGHAVLFSVASIISVLIDAVLLIYVGAPSSRVLLKDVLLEGMVFSLMVIQLLALGYLLSTVSSETSTPLILALVAMYVIFVTVPMAVEFMLYLTYAPMGELVKDPRIVDAEVRTLVTRYLFFEPNLQMSEIISGAWEGGEKYIGMSFALRKGIYNIANLLVMSVIYLCPAAFRVYRSSKKNPEYR; via the coding sequence GTGGTCTCCCTGTCCAGTGAATTTATCAAAGGATTCAAGCGAAGCTTTCAGCGGTGGACTATCCTGCTGGCGTTTGGAACTGCGATGATTCCATCGTTCTTTATTTTCAAAGCTGGTAAGAGGCTTCCCCTCCGGGAAAACGGATACGTGGTGAAGATCATCGCTGAAAACGTTAATCCCCCACTGCCCCTGGAACTTTCGGCTCAGGCGGAGGTTTTGTTCCTCTTTCTTGTTATTCTAGTGGGAGCAAACGCCATAAGGGATGAGCTCAGAAAAAAGGCAGGTGAATCATCAGTTGTTGATCTCCGGTATTTTCTGGGCAAGTTTGTAGGTCATGCCGTTCTCTTCTCCGTTGCTTCAATAATCTCGGTTCTCATTGATGCCGTGCTCCTTATCTACGTTGGGGCCCCCTCCAGTCGTGTTCTGCTCAAAGATGTGCTCCTGGAGGGAATGGTGTTCTCCCTCATGGTCATACAACTCCTCGCGCTGGGTTATCTCCTTTCAACTGTTTCCTCAGAAACCTCCACTCCTCTGATCTTGGCCCTGGTGGCCATGTACGTAATCTTTGTTACAGTCCCAATGGCCGTGGAGTTTATGCTCTACCTGACCTACGCCCCGATGGGAGAGCTGGTTAAAGACCCGCGGATCGTGGATGCGGAGGTTAGAACGTTAGTTACTCGTTATCTTTTCTTTGAGCCGAATCTTCAGATGTCGGAGATAATCTCAGGGGCATGGGAAGGAGGTGAAAAGTATATCGGAATGTCATTCGCCCTGCGTAAGGGGATATACAACATAGCAAACTTGCTTGTAATGTCGGTGATCTACCTATGTCCTGCAGCCTTTCGAGTTTATAGGTCATCAAAGAAGAATCCTGAATACCGCTGA
- a CDS encoding ABC transporter permease subunit translates to MALLWGFKLEFKQSLRSKKFIATIVIMMLLYVPFFYIIRQDSDIGTMTTGEFITGIIQFLGGMATFFIAILALLMGATAINSEIEKGTLRVAMSKPVSRLGYITGKMLAQITTLLIALLISALVGIVGFMAIGAPVNGTVVREVILLNLLLLVGLSQLLLLGYLISTVVKSSTSALGLALVLFFVISLIMPSVVGYMAMTSADHQNKGFEEVYKDYATKYLFFEPTTQLKIIMNEVEDHEHQECYKIVRRVDLTTYKDETINKTKVEKCEYSSYEESHIEGNYRYYTTCTCEPRYGGLIYAINKSMTNFLIVVGMAVLYTGLALIRFLRMDLR, encoded by the coding sequence TTGGCGTTGTTGTGGGGATTTAAACTGGAATTCAAGCAGAGCCTCAGGAGCAAGAAGTTCATCGCCACGATAGTGATAATGATGCTCCTCTACGTGCCGTTCTTCTACATAATACGGCAGGACAGCGACATTGGCACTATGACAACCGGGGAGTTCATTACGGGCATTATCCAGTTCCTCGGTGGAATGGCGACGTTTTTTATAGCGATTCTTGCCCTCCTGATGGGCGCAACCGCCATAAACTCGGAGATAGAGAAGGGAACCCTCAGAGTGGCAATGAGCAAGCCCGTTTCGAGGCTGGGCTACATAACCGGCAAAATGCTGGCCCAGATAACCACGCTCCTAATAGCCCTCCTGATCTCCGCGCTCGTTGGCATAGTTGGCTTCATGGCAATCGGTGCGCCCGTCAACGGCACGGTGGTGAGGGAGGTAATCCTGCTCAACCTGCTCCTTTTAGTGGGCCTCAGCCAGCTCCTGCTCCTCGGCTACCTCATATCGACCGTTGTCAAGTCATCCACCAGCGCCCTCGGACTGGCCCTGGTCCTCTTCTTCGTCATATCCCTCATAATGCCGAGCGTAGTTGGGTACATGGCAATGACCTCCGCGGATCACCAGAACAAGGGATTTGAGGAGGTGTACAAGGACTACGCCACAAAGTACCTGTTCTTTGAGCCCACCACCCAGCTCAAGATCATCATGAACGAGGTCGAGGATCATGAACACCAGGAGTGCTACAAGATCGTCAGACGCGTTGATTTAACGACCTACAAGGACGAGACCATCAATAAAACAAAGGTGGAGAAATGTGAATACAGCAGTTACGAGGAGTCTCACATTGAGGGGAACTACAGGTACTATACAACCTGCACGTGCGAGCCTAGGTACGGAGGCCTGATCTACGCCATAAACAAGAGCATGACGAACTTTCTGATCGTCGTTGGGATGGCGGTTCTCTACACGGGGCTCGCCCTGATCCGCTTCCTCCGCATGGATTTGAGGTGA
- a CDS encoding ABC transporter ATP-binding protein, translating into MIEIENLVKKYRDVQALNGLTLTVKKGQIYGFLGPNGAGKSTTILSTLGLIRPQGGTIKLLGEEVFRNGSYRESTLVKVKKNIGYMPEHATLWDFLTPMQTLSIIGESFGMPKSERERRARELLEMLNLWEVRDKKIGKFSKGMRQRVLLAQALINDPELLILDEPMTGLDPRGIAEFKDIIREQKREGKTVFFSSHILAHVEEVCDTVGVIVKGKLRVEDSIDSIKQSFLKKAGYLILLETDKPVRFDMTDWKIEQVSPTKYKIKASGDIRPKINEIVWSQGAKILQLMVRVPSLEEIFLKMVE; encoded by the coding sequence ATGATAGAGATAGAGAACCTGGTGAAGAAGTACCGCGACGTTCAGGCCCTCAACGGCCTCACCCTCACCGTTAAGAAGGGTCAGATCTATGGCTTCCTTGGCCCCAACGGTGCCGGGAAGAGCACAACTATACTGAGCACCCTCGGTCTCATCCGTCCGCAGGGAGGAACCATAAAACTTCTCGGTGAGGAGGTCTTCAGAAACGGAAGCTATCGTGAGAGTACCTTGGTGAAGGTCAAGAAAAACATCGGCTACATGCCGGAGCACGCTACCCTCTGGGACTTCCTGACTCCTATGCAAACCCTCAGCATAATTGGGGAGTCGTTCGGCATGCCGAAATCGGAGAGGGAAAGAAGGGCCAGGGAACTCTTGGAGATGCTGAACCTCTGGGAGGTCAGGGACAAGAAGATCGGCAAGTTCTCAAAGGGAATGAGGCAGAGGGTCCTCCTGGCCCAGGCCTTGATAAACGACCCCGAGCTCCTCATTCTTGACGAGCCGATGACGGGCCTCGATCCAAGGGGAATAGCGGAGTTCAAGGACATAATCAGGGAGCAGAAGAGAGAGGGCAAGACCGTGTTCTTCTCCTCACACATCCTCGCCCACGTTGAGGAGGTCTGCGACACCGTTGGGGTCATAGTAAAGGGAAAACTCCGCGTTGAGGACAGCATCGACAGCATAAAACAGAGCTTCCTAAAGAAGGCCGGCTACCTGATCCTGCTTGAGACTGACAAACCGGTGAGATTCGACATGACCGACTGGAAGATCGAACAGGTCAGCCCAACCAAGTACAAGATAAAGGCTTCCGGAGATATCAGGCCGAAGATAAACGAAATCGTTTGGAGTCAAGGAGCCAAGATTCTCCAGCTCATGGTTAGGGTCCCCAGCCTGGAGGAGATCTTCCTGAAAATGGTGGAGTGA
- a CDS encoding UbiD family decarboxylase produces MLEEILNSLGESVVRIYEPVEKELEITRYLLKYRTRPVLFEDVEGGRVAGNIWSTRERIAEFLGVKREDLLHFIADAMESPSPYKTVESAPFLENSTRDFSLKELPIPKYYPKDGGQYFTSAMVIAKDDDGFVNMSFHRIMVRDEKTAAIRLVPRHLYAMWKEKAELGEELEVRIVVGNPIHLLLAGAVSTAYGISELEIASRMSEKAFGRPLEVVDLGGIPVPVESEFVFEAKITPELVDEGPFVDITGTYDYVRKQPLVVFERMYHVDNPIFHALLPGGYEHFMLMGLPKEPQIYASVKKVVPKVHGVRLTEGGAMWLHAVVSITKQHDGDGKNAILAAFVGHPSLKHVVVVDDDINIYDDREVEWAIATRFQADRDLVIVPNARGSSLDPSATKSLTAKWGIDATKPLEGKEEFERAKV; encoded by the coding sequence ATGCTGGAGGAGATACTGAACTCCCTTGGGGAAAGCGTCGTTAGGATATACGAGCCTGTGGAAAAGGAGCTGGAGATAACGAGGTACCTCCTCAAGTATCGCACGAGGCCCGTTCTCTTTGAGGACGTTGAGGGAGGAAGGGTCGCCGGAAACATCTGGAGCACCCGAGAGAGGATAGCGGAGTTCCTCGGTGTTAAGCGGGAGGATCTTCTCCACTTCATCGCCGATGCTATGGAAAGCCCTTCACCATACAAAACCGTTGAGAGTGCACCGTTCCTGGAGAATTCCACGAGAGACTTCTCGCTTAAAGAACTGCCGATTCCGAAGTACTATCCGAAGGACGGCGGACAGTACTTTACCTCCGCTATGGTTATAGCCAAGGACGATGATGGTTTCGTCAACATGTCATTTCACAGGATAATGGTGAGGGATGAAAAAACTGCCGCCATAAGGCTCGTCCCAAGGCATCTCTACGCCATGTGGAAGGAGAAAGCCGAGCTGGGGGAGGAGCTGGAAGTCAGGATAGTGGTGGGCAACCCGATACACCTTCTCCTAGCGGGGGCAGTTAGCACCGCCTACGGAATCAGCGAGCTTGAGATAGCGTCGAGGATGAGTGAGAAGGCCTTCGGAAGGCCGCTTGAGGTAGTTGACCTCGGGGGGATCCCGGTTCCTGTTGAGAGCGAGTTCGTATTCGAGGCTAAGATAACCCCCGAGCTCGTCGATGAGGGACCGTTCGTCGACATAACCGGAACCTACGACTACGTGAGAAAGCAACCACTGGTGGTCTTTGAGAGGATGTATCACGTGGACAACCCGATTTTCCATGCTCTCCTTCCGGGCGGCTACGAGCACTTCATGCTGATGGGCCTTCCGAAGGAGCCCCAGATATATGCCAGCGTTAAAAAAGTAGTGCCAAAGGTTCACGGCGTCCGCTTAACCGAGGGAGGGGCAATGTGGCTCCACGCGGTAGTTTCGATCACCAAACAGCACGACGGAGACGGCAAGAACGCGATCCTCGCCGCCTTCGTTGGACACCCCAGCTTAAAGCACGTCGTTGTCGTTGATGATGATATAAACATCTACGACGACAGGGAAGTTGAATGGGCCATAGCGACGCGCTTCCAGGCCGACAGGGATCTGGTTATCGTCCCCAACGCCAGGGGAAGCTCCTTAGACCCCTCGGCGACTAAAAGCCTCACGGCGAAGTGGGGCATCGACGCTACAAAACCGCTCGAGGGAAAAGAAGAGTTTGAGAGGGCAAAGGTTTAG
- a CDS encoding DEAD/DEAH box helicase → MVTMRIPDRSTRVYVEKAEPKVYFKIYDLLTYKKDYGKWEKPESLYDPYTNSFPVGLIPRVKKFLNSKGYRVRIKDERRVMGEELDSLWNPNYKLRRYQERAVKKALREKMGVLALPVGSGKTIVGLGIINRLNLSALIVVHTKELLYQWADKVNEVLGIEAGIIGDNKWKEGPVTVAMIQTLLSRGADKLQGKYGVVIFDECHRTSAAEKFYKLGLSLPQVYRFGLSATPWRRVRGEEIKIEAVVGPIIYEARAEDLIKEKFLSRPRFEIIHYESEMPSFSERYKELYEDVVMNNEPRNRAIVEKAAELARKGHRVLIDVRRLEHGKILKEMLEKKGIRAEFLSSQSPNRWEILEEFKEGKIPVLISTLLKEGVDIPEISAIILAGGGKSDIMTIQTIGRALRPKKGMKAVIVDVEDDDPLLFTHFIERQKALKQYYGKYYDSEAEKVYREISQSPRKAARARA, encoded by the coding sequence ATGGTCACCATGCGGATCCCGGATAGGTCAACAAGGGTGTACGTCGAAAAGGCCGAGCCGAAGGTTTACTTCAAGATCTACGATCTTCTAACCTACAAGAAGGACTATGGGAAATGGGAGAAGCCGGAGAGCCTCTACGACCCCTATACCAATAGTTTTCCAGTCGGCCTTATTCCTAGAGTGAAGAAGTTTCTGAACTCCAAAGGGTATAGGGTTAGGATAAAGGACGAGCGCCGGGTTATGGGCGAAGAGCTGGACTCCCTCTGGAACCCCAACTATAAGCTCAGGAGGTACCAGGAGAGGGCAGTCAAAAAAGCCTTGCGGGAGAAGATGGGAGTCCTCGCCCTGCCGGTGGGAAGCGGAAAGACCATAGTGGGCCTCGGAATAATAAACCGGCTCAATCTCTCAGCCCTCATCGTGGTTCACACCAAGGAGCTTCTCTACCAGTGGGCGGACAAGGTGAACGAAGTCCTCGGCATCGAGGCGGGGATTATCGGCGACAACAAGTGGAAGGAAGGCCCTGTAACCGTAGCTATGATACAGACCCTTCTCTCCAGGGGTGCAGACAAGCTTCAGGGGAAGTACGGCGTTGTGATCTTCGATGAGTGTCACAGAACCTCTGCCGCGGAGAAGTTCTACAAGCTGGGCCTTTCCCTCCCCCAGGTCTACAGGTTCGGCCTCTCGGCGACCCCCTGGAGGCGGGTTAGGGGGGAGGAGATAAAGATCGAGGCCGTTGTCGGGCCGATAATCTACGAGGCCAGGGCGGAGGACCTCATAAAGGAGAAGTTTCTATCCAGACCGCGCTTTGAGATAATCCACTACGAGTCGGAGATGCCCTCTTTCAGCGAAAGGTACAAAGAGCTCTACGAAGACGTGGTGATGAACAACGAGCCCAGGAACAGGGCCATCGTGGAAAAGGCGGCGGAACTAGCCAGGAAAGGACATAGGGTCCTAATAGACGTTAGGAGGCTTGAGCATGGCAAGATCCTCAAGGAGATGCTCGAGAAGAAGGGAATAAGGGCGGAATTCCTGAGCTCCCAGAGCCCCAATCGGTGGGAAATACTTGAGGAGTTCAAGGAGGGAAAGATACCCGTTTTGATCTCGACGCTGCTCAAGGAGGGTGTTGACATACCTGAAATCTCAGCTATAATCCTTGCCGGCGGTGGGAAGAGCGACATAATGACGATCCAGACCATAGGAAGAGCTTTGAGACCCAAAAAAGGTATGAAGGCTGTTATAGTGGACGTAGAAGACGACGACCCGCTACTCTTCACTCACTTCATAGAGAGGCAGAAGGCGCTTAAGCAGTACTACGGGAAGTACTACGACAGCGAGGCCGAGAAAGTTTACAGGGAGATAAGCCAGTCTCCCAGGAAGGCGGCGCGCGCTAGAGCGTGA
- the truA gene encoding tRNA pseudouridine(38-40) synthase TruA: MRIALRVAYDGTAFYGFQRQPGLRTVEGEIIRVLQKLGIIEDPPTSNFKGASRTDRGVSAFFNVVSFDPVPEKAYLAKPEVLNYHLKDVWVLGWTEVPDDFHPRFWAKSKTYRYYLVDRGFDPNAMPECARLFVGTHDFSAFAKLEPGKEPIREITSVEIIPRSGYYIVEVTGKSFLWEMVRRIVNSISLCGLGLLTPEEVSGMLSGRFDRKIPPAPPENLVLWRIDYEGIEFEADERGVREFKKAVFSRYAHALARAAFLGDWLISL; this comes from the coding sequence ATGAGGATTGCCCTCCGCGTGGCCTACGATGGGACCGCCTTCTACGGCTTTCAGAGACAGCCGGGGCTCAGAACGGTTGAAGGGGAGATAATTCGAGTTCTTCAAAAGCTGGGGATCATAGAGGATCCTCCGACCTCGAACTTCAAAGGTGCCTCAAGGACTGATAGAGGCGTTTCTGCCTTCTTCAACGTGGTTTCCTTCGATCCAGTACCGGAAAAAGCCTACCTTGCCAAACCGGAGGTGTTGAACTACCATCTGAAGGACGTCTGGGTTCTGGGGTGGACGGAGGTTCCCGACGATTTCCACCCTCGGTTTTGGGCAAAGTCGAAGACCTACCGCTACTACCTTGTGGACAGGGGTTTTGATCCCAATGCAATGCCGGAATGTGCCCGGCTCTTTGTGGGAACCCACGACTTCTCCGCCTTTGCAAAGCTCGAACCCGGAAAAGAGCCCATCCGTGAGATCACCTCGGTGGAGATCATCCCCCGAAGCGGATACTACATAGTTGAGGTTACAGGAAAATCCTTCCTCTGGGAGATGGTGAGGAGGATAGTGAACTCCATTTCCCTCTGCGGGCTCGGCCTCCTGACCCCAGAGGAAGTCTCGGGAATGCTCTCCGGAAGATTCGACCGAAAGATTCCCCCCGCTCCCCCTGAAAACCTCGTCCTCTGGAGAATCGACTACGAAGGGATCGAGTTTGAAGCAGATGAAAGGGGAGTAAGGGAATTCAAAAAAGCCGTCTTCTCGCGCTACGCTCACGCTCTAGCGCGCGCCGCCTTCCTGGGAGACTGGCTTATCTCCCTGTAA
- a CDS encoding glycosyltransferase, translating to MNGKTHKIKVSVIIPTYNERDNLEELFERISDSLGRAGYDFEIVVVDDDSPDKTWEYAEALGKTKGYPVKVIRRINEKGLSSAVIRGFKEASGDVFVVMDADLQHPPEKIPELVGAIEEGADIAIASRYVPGGGVKNWYWYRKLISKGAIMIGRIALPKIRSVKDPVSGFFALKREVVENAELNPIGFKILMEILIKGTYKRVVEVPFTFGLRKAGESKLSGKTMINYLKHVYRLMKWEGELDRLIKFSIVGTSGIFVNEGFLWFFVSELGMDKYVANVPATELAILNNFLWNDLWTFRDLRKRSLWRRLLSFHVAALTGAIVQWIIYAPLVYLGINYLLANLVGIGASFIVRFLFNRNVTWG from the coding sequence ATGAACGGAAAAACGCATAAAATAAAGGTGTCCGTGATAATACCAACGTACAACGAGAGAGACAACCTGGAGGAGCTCTTCGAGAGGATCTCCGATTCACTGGGGAGGGCGGGCTACGATTTTGAAATCGTGGTGGTCGACGATGACTCCCCTGACAAGACGTGGGAATACGCCGAAGCACTGGGAAAGACCAAGGGCTATCCAGTCAAAGTCATCCGAAGGATAAATGAGAAGGGCCTTTCTTCCGCCGTTATCAGGGGCTTCAAAGAGGCCTCCGGGGATGTTTTTGTAGTGATGGACGCGGACTTACAGCATCCGCCTGAGAAAATACCTGAACTCGTCGGGGCCATCGAAGAGGGAGCGGATATAGCAATAGCCAGCAGGTACGTGCCCGGAGGAGGGGTTAAGAACTGGTACTGGTATCGGAAGCTCATTTCAAAGGGCGCCATAATGATAGGGCGCATTGCACTTCCCAAGATAAGGAGCGTCAAGGACCCGGTAAGTGGGTTCTTTGCCCTTAAACGAGAGGTCGTCGAGAACGCGGAGCTGAACCCAATAGGCTTCAAAATACTCATGGAGATTCTGATCAAAGGTACCTACAAAAGGGTCGTCGAGGTCCCGTTCACCTTCGGATTGAGGAAAGCGGGTGAGAGCAAGCTGAGCGGAAAGACGATGATAAACTACCTCAAGCATGTCTACCGGCTTATGAAGTGGGAGGGCGAACTCGACAGACTGATAAAGTTCAGCATCGTCGGAACGTCCGGCATATTCGTAAACGAGGGATTTCTGTGGTTCTTCGTCTCGGAGCTGGGGATGGACAAGTATGTGGCCAACGTACCGGCAACCGAGCTTGCGATACTAAACAATTTCCTCTGGAACGACCTCTGGACTTTCAGAGACCTTAGAAAGCGTTCCCTGTGGAGAAGGCTCCTGAGCTTCCACGTTGCGGCATTAACCGGGGCCATCGTCCAGTGGATCATATACGCGCCCCTCGTGTACTTGGGGATAAACTACCTCCTAGCTAACCTCGTTGGCATAGGTGCATCCTTTATCGTCCGCTTCCTCTTCAACAGAAACGTGACTTGGGGATGA